The window AAGCAGCTTCTCGTTTCTTTAAAAAAGCTGTCAATCTGGCTCCAAAGCACCAGAGGGCCCGGGAGCTTTACAGAAATTCAGTTGCAAGAGCGCAGGGTTCCAAAACCTCAATGACTCTGCAGGTAAAGAAAATGTTTTCTCAGGGAATCAGTCTTTACAGGGACGGCCATTTTAAAGAGGCATTAAGTATCTGGAATCAGGCTTTGGAAAAGGATCCGACTAATATCAAGATAATTGAAGCTATTGAGGGCGTAAAAAGGAAAATAGCAGCATACGGTGAAGGCCGGTAGATAGCTGGAGTAAGCAATGTTTAAAAAGGTAAGAAGAGAAGAGATTAAAGTTCCTGCAGATATGAATTATCTTGCGGAGCTGCGTGATTTTATTACTCAAACAGGAAGAAAATTCGGCGTATCCGAACAGATAATAAATTCCTTCAAAATGGCAATAGATGAAGCGGGAACTAATATAATTCGGCATGCTTATCGTGATTGGGAAGGATACATTACTGTACGTATTATTATAAGAGAAAAAAGTGTTACTGTATGCCTGATTGACCAGGGGCATACTTATGATCCCCGCTTAAGCAAAGACCCTGATCTGAAACGATATGTTGATATTGGGAAAAAAGGTGGCCTTGGCATTTTTATTATCCGCCGTCTTGTTGATGAGATTGATTATCACAAGACAGTTGAAGGAAATGAGCTTAAACTTACCAAGCTGAGGGACTCCGGAGCGAGGCCTCATCTCTATATGCCTGCATTGGGATTTTCAATGAAAACAAGATTTTCCCTTATTGCATCAGGAGTATTGACACTTATACTTTCAACCCTTTTTGTTATCAATTATATCCATCAGGAAAAGGGAATTTTTCAGGGCAGTATTGATGCTGGAAGAGTTTTTGCAAAAGCAGCGGCTCATAATAGTGTGGATTTTCTTGCTAATAGTGAAACATGGGAGCTTGCGAGAATTTCTGCGGAGATACACAGAGATCATACTGATCTTGTTAGAGAAGTGTTCATTGTTGATAAAAAGCATATAATTCAGGGAGCATATTTAACTGAGAAGATTCTTGAAATATTCAAAATACCAGATGGTGCATCAAAAAAGAGTGATGATGTATTTGAATTCAGGTTAAGTGGCTACGGCCCTGTTTATGATGTAGTGCAGCCGGTTATTTTAAAAGCAAATAATGTTGATGAACATTTAGGTAACGTACACATACTCCTTAATGAAAAGTATATAGACAAGCTTATCAGCAGGGCAAGGATAAAAGCCGTAATTTTCTTTTTTGTGATTCTTATAGGCGGTTATGCTGGTATTTTTTGGCTGGTTTATGTTACTGTAAGCCCTTTTAAACGATTGTCTAATTGGGTTAAAGCTTTGGGAAGGGATGAAGTCCAGGATGAAATGGAGTTTGACCCGTCGGATGAGGTTGGAGAAATTGCAAAAGCTTTTAGTGATATAACTGAAAAATTCAGAAAGTCACAGGAAGATCTTGCAGAACAGGAACGGCTGAAAAAAGAGATGCAGGTAGCCCAGGAGATTCAGCAGACACTTTTACCATCCTCATTTCCGGAAGTAGAGGGGTTTGATCTGGCATCATATTACGAAGCTGCCAAAGAGGTTGGTGGAGATTATTTTGATTTTGTGCAGGTAGATCAGGACACACTCGGAATAGTTGTTGCCGATGTCTCAGGTAAGGGTGTACCCGGTTCATTAATTATGACTATGATAAGAACCGCTTTAAGGACAGAA of the bacterium genome contains:
- a CDS encoding ATP-binding protein is translated as MFKKVRREEIKVPADMNYLAELRDFITQTGRKFGVSEQIINSFKMAIDEAGTNIIRHAYRDWEGYITVRIIIREKSVTVCLIDQGHTYDPRLSKDPDLKRYVDIGKKGGLGIFIIRRLVDEIDYHKTVEGNELKLTKLRDSGARPHLYMPALGFSMKTRFSLIASGVLTLILSTLFVINYIHQEKGIFQGSIDAGRVFAKAAAHNSVDFLANSETWELARISAEIHRDHTDLVREVFIVDKKHIIQGAYLTEKILEIFKIPDGASKKSDDVFEFRLSGYGPVYDVVQPVILKANNVDEHLGNVHILLNEKYIDKLISRARIKAVIFFFVILIGGYAGIFWLVYVTVSPFKRLSNWVKALGRDEVQDEMEFDPSDEVGEIAKAFSDITEKFRKSQEDLAEQERLKKEMQVAQEIQQTLLPSSFPEVEGFDLASYYEAAKEVGGDYFDFVQVDQDTLGIVVADVSGKGVPGSLIMTMIRTALRTEARGNRDAADVLAKVNEFVMNDMKRGMFVTVFYIILDSKKRIINYASAGHNPMILYRGRTKKSYYLNPKGFPIGIKLPDPALFRKSITSDRL